Proteins from a single region of Verrucomicrobiia bacterium:
- a CDS encoding DUF1543 domain-containing protein: MPMKKKLLAVYLGGRADRCNTELHDVVFVVGESIEATYHQLMDQWFGDPLRLHIDSWMELNLVDEHRISLTANPGASEKKLYFINLGAYQPGEFTELHANAFLVASSATEAKQRAKSHLLRGALSVHTDDLYDVDDCLEIAEVSGLHIQLEPTSEAAVLNPQNGYHIIPPEIVATYAKQRQLLPPEAV, translated from the coding sequence ATGCCGATGAAGAAAAAACTTTTGGCAGTCTATCTCGGAGGTCGCGCTGACCGTTGCAACACTGAATTGCACGACGTCGTTTTTGTCGTCGGTGAAAGCATCGAAGCCACCTACCACCAATTAATGGACCAATGGTTTGGCGATCCACTCCGACTGCATATTGACTCCTGGATGGAATTGAACCTCGTGGATGAGCATCGCATCTCTTTGACTGCCAATCCGGGCGCGAGCGAAAAAAAACTTTATTTCATCAACCTCGGAGCATATCAGCCCGGCGAATTTACCGAGCTTCACGCCAATGCCTTCCTCGTTGCATCCTCCGCGACCGAAGCGAAGCAACGAGCGAAATCACACCTGTTGCGCGGCGCGCTTTCCGTGCATACCGACGACCTCTATGACGTGGACGATTGCCTGGAAATTGCTGAAGTCAGCGGATTGCACATCCAACTGGAACCAACTTCCGAAGCCGCCGTCCTCAACCCACAAAACGGCTACCACATCATCCCCCCAGAAATCGTTGCTACCTACGCGAAGCAGCGGCAACTGCTCCCACCCGAAGCCGTCTAA
- the uvrA gene encoding excinuclease ABC subunit UvrA, which yields MSKKSAVPVIRLRGVRHNNLKNFDLDLPLKRLIVVTGLSGSGKSSLAFDTLFAEGQRRYIETFSPYARQFFDRMDKPQVDAIEGIPPAIAIEQRNSVKSTRSTVGTMTEICDYMKLLWPQVARLHCRQCHRPVRKDSPQQIWESLRQSVAAPRDVTYATETRVETDVLNDSIHIELSKTTATTKSETPSTPFEVLITFTLPISEKLSLDESIALINKQGYQRLLLDNEILRLEEAIPRLREIKPAALTIIQDRVKITTNNRPRFIEACEQAYHFGKGKLAIVEMPSPSPDGGRPQGPLRTPHSALRIDPAPHSAFSNRLHCAHCDIEYREPTPALFSFNHPVGACPACRGFGRIITIDYNLALPDKSRTLAQGVVKPWQGGQSAECQDDMMKFCRIRKVPIDVPFHELPQKWQDWVLNGDPEYGKDSAHEWPRAWYGIKGYFRWLESKSYKMHVRVLLSRYRSYITCPECQGHRFQPDTLLYLVNATIPGGRPQGPLRTPHSALTLSAFYQLSIRDALAFIEHLASKRQLKPNDPLYLIFQEVRARLGYLNDVGLAYLTLDRSTRSLSGGETERVNLTTCLGTRLVNTLFVLDEPSVGLHPRDTTRLVRILEQLRDAGNTVVVVEHESSVMRAADQIVDIGPGHGAAGGHVVFQGPYRDILKNKNSLTGQYLSGRRQVEIPQRRPVDSTTEMLTVSHATFHNLRDLTVEIPLRRFVCLTGVSGSGKTTFAREILLPLLNSKFSPQLSRPEDPDATDSSESQDNPSDNSALRTPHSALSHWESLGRVVLVDQSSLGKTPRSNPAVYIGAFEDLRELFAQSDLAKRRGLNASAFSFNSGQGQCEKCRGAGFEKIEMQFLSDVFIRCPECDGRRYRPHILEVKIRPDTGKNSTPLSIADLLESTVDEALEFLAGFPASRPAQRAITSLRLLQEVGLGYLQLGQPINTLSGGESQRLKLVRHLADFAQASAEDTKPTLFLFDEPTTGLHFDDVRVLLEVFQRLVNAGHSVLIIEHNLDVIKSADWVIDLGPDAGDDGGQIVATGTPEQVASCESSHTGNALREIFSLVPVTA from the coding sequence GTGTCAAAAAAGTCCGCCGTGCCCGTCATCCGCCTTCGCGGAGTCCGGCATAACAACCTAAAAAATTTCGACCTCGATCTGCCGCTCAAACGGCTCATCGTCGTCACCGGCCTCAGCGGCTCCGGCAAAAGCTCCCTCGCCTTCGACACTCTGTTCGCCGAGGGCCAGCGCCGTTACATCGAGACCTTTTCGCCTTACGCGCGCCAGTTTTTCGACCGCATGGACAAGCCGCAGGTGGATGCCATCGAAGGCATCCCGCCCGCCATCGCCATTGAGCAACGTAACTCCGTCAAGTCCACCCGCTCGACCGTGGGCACCATGACCGAGATTTGCGACTATATGAAACTCCTGTGGCCGCAGGTCGCCCGGCTTCATTGCCGCCAATGCCACCGCCCCGTGCGCAAAGATTCTCCCCAACAAATCTGGGAAAGCCTCCGGCAATCCGTCGCCGCCCCGCGCGACGTAACCTATGCCACCGAGACACGCGTCGAAACCGATGTCCTGAACGACTCCATCCACATCGAACTTTCCAAAACCACCGCCACAACCAAATCGGAAACGCCCTCGACACCGTTCGAAGTGCTGATCACTTTCACTCTCCCGATTTCTGAAAAACTTTCCCTCGACGAATCCATCGCCCTCATCAACAAGCAGGGCTATCAACGCCTGTTGCTGGACAACGAAATTTTGCGCCTCGAAGAAGCCATCCCGCGCCTTCGCGAAATCAAACCCGCCGCGCTCACGATCATTCAAGACCGCGTAAAAATCACCACCAACAACCGCCCCCGCTTCATCGAAGCCTGCGAACAAGCCTACCATTTCGGCAAAGGAAAATTAGCCATAGTCGAAATGCCCTCTCCGTCTCCCGATGGTGGCCGTCCGCAAGGACCACTCCGCACTCCGCACTCCGCACTCCGCATTGATCCCGCTCCGCACTCCGCATTCTCGAATCGCCTCCACTGCGCCCATTGCGACATCGAATACCGCGAACCCACGCCCGCCCTCTTCAGCTTCAACCACCCCGTCGGCGCGTGCCCCGCCTGTCGCGGTTTTGGACGCATCATAACCATTGATTACAACCTTGCGCTGCCCGACAAGTCCAGGACCCTGGCGCAAGGCGTCGTCAAGCCGTGGCAAGGCGGCCAAAGCGCCGAGTGCCAGGACGACATGATGAAATTTTGCCGCATCCGCAAAGTCCCCATTGATGTTCCCTTCCACGAACTTCCGCAAAAGTGGCAGGACTGGGTGCTCAACGGCGATCCCGAGTACGGCAAAGATTCCGCCCACGAATGGCCGCGCGCCTGGTACGGCATCAAAGGCTATTTCCGCTGGCTCGAATCCAAGAGCTACAAAATGCACGTCCGCGTCTTGCTTTCGCGCTACCGCTCCTACATCACCTGCCCCGAGTGCCAAGGCCACCGCTTCCAACCCGACACATTATTATATTTGGTCAACGCCACCATTCCCGGTGGCCGTCCGCAAGGACCACTCCGCACTCCGCACTCCGCATTGACATTGTCCGCCTTCTACCAGCTTTCCATCCGCGACGCCCTCGCCTTCATCGAACATCTCGCGTCCAAACGCCAGCTCAAGCCCAACGACCCGCTCTATCTGATCTTCCAGGAAGTTCGCGCCCGCCTTGGCTATCTCAACGACGTCGGCCTCGCCTATCTCACCTTGGATCGCAGCACCCGCTCGCTCTCCGGTGGCGAAACCGAGCGCGTCAATCTCACCACCTGCCTCGGCACGCGGCTCGTCAATACACTCTTCGTCCTTGACGAACCGAGCGTCGGCCTCCACCCGCGCGATACCACCCGGCTCGTCCGCATCCTCGAACAACTTCGCGATGCCGGCAACACCGTCGTCGTCGTCGAGCACGAATCCAGCGTCATGCGCGCCGCCGATCAGATTGTAGACATCGGCCCCGGCCACGGCGCTGCCGGTGGCCACGTCGTTTTTCAAGGGCCATACCGAGACATCTTAAAAAATAAAAATTCTCTCACCGGCCAATATTTAAGCGGTCGCCGCCAGGTCGAGATTCCCCAACGCCGCCCCGTTGATTCCACCACGGAAATGCTCACCGTTTCCCACGCCACGTTTCACAACCTCCGCGACCTTACCGTGGAAATTCCGCTGCGCCGATTTGTCTGCCTCACCGGCGTCAGCGGCTCTGGCAAAACCACCTTCGCCCGCGAAATTTTATTGCCCTTGTTAAACTCCAAATTTTCCCCACAACTATCGCGCCCCGAAGACCCCGACGCCACCGACTCCTCCGAATCGCAAGACAATCCTTCCGACAATTCCGCACTCCGCACTCCGCACTCCGCACTTTCCCATTGGGAGTCCCTGGGCCGCGTCGTCCTCGTTGACCAATCCAGCCTTGGCAAAACCCCGCGCTCAAATCCCGCCGTGTACATCGGCGCCTTTGAAGACCTGCGCGAACTCTTCGCCCAATCCGACCTCGCCAAACGCCGCGGTCTCAACGCCAGCGCGTTCAGCTTCAATTCCGGCCAGGGCCAATGCGAAAAATGCCGCGGCGCCGGCTTCGAAAAAATCGAGATGCAATTCCTCAGCGACGTTTTCATCCGCTGCCCCGAATGCGATGGCCGCCGCTACCGCCCGCACATTCTCGAAGTGAAAATCCGTCCCGACACCGGCAAAAATTCCACGCCCCTTTCCATCGCCGATCTCTTGGAATCCACCGTGGACGAAGCGCTCGAATTCCTCGCCGGTTTTCCCGCTTCGCGCCCGGCGCAACGCGCCATCACCAGTCTTCGTCTCCTTCAGGAAGTCGGCCTTGGCTACCTTCAACTTGGCCAACCCATCAACACCCTTTCCGGCGGCGAAAGCCAGCGCCTCAAACTCGTCCGGCACCTCGCTGACTTTGCCCAGGCCAGCGCCGAAGACACCAAACCCACTCTTTTTCTGTTCGACGAACCCACGACCGGCCTGCACTTCGACGACGTCCGCGTCCTGCTCGAAGTTTTTCAACGCCTCGTCAACGCCGGCCATTCCGTCCTCATCATCGAGCACAATCTTGACGTCATCAAATCCGCCGATTGGGTCATTGACCTCGGCCCCGACGCCGGCGATGACGGCGGCCAAATCGTCGCCACCGGCACCCCCGAACAAGTCGCCTCCTGTGAATCAAGTCACACTGGCAACGCGCTTCGAGAAATATTTTCGCTCGTCCCTGTCACCGCATAA